Proteins encoded together in one Miscanthus floridulus cultivar M001 chromosome 16, ASM1932011v1, whole genome shotgun sequence window:
- the LOC136514072 gene encoding F-box protein At5g03100-like yields MPTKKPKLCSVGDTSVADAAAPADRLSALPDTLLHHVLSFLRAWEVAPTCVLLRRWRHLWASAPCVWRLGRHRAPPEELSRFVYRFLLEREASAPVDTLRLLSSPASDYIEEDYTTVDVGMWIQFAIKRRVRVIHLTAHPRYKVFSNLERVNVSSYHLEHLKLSGCRLSEKKLRQLCFHCPSLEVLDLKGCYLDASEISSSSLKRLSIVECRIIRDLTIAAPNLLSLHCVKPHHRAPLFENLGSLATATVVLDDS; encoded by the coding sequence ATGCCCACGAAAAAACCCAAGCTATGCTCCGTCGGTGATACGTCTGTCGCCGACGCAGCGGCCCCGGCGGACCGCCTCAGCGCGCTCCCTGACACGCTGCTGCACCACGTCTTGTCATTCCTGCGGGCATGGGAGGTGGCGCCGACCTGCGTGCTCTTGCGCCGCTGGCGCCACCTCTGGGCCTCCGCGCCCTGCGTCTGGCGCCTCGGCCGCCACCGTGCTCCCCCCGAGGAGCTCTCCAGGTTCGTCTACCGCTTCTTGCTGGAACGGGAGGCGTCTGCGCCGGTTGACACGCTCCGGCTGCTCTCCAGCCCCGCGAGTGACTACATCGAGGAGGATTACACCACCGTTGATGTTGGCATGTGGATCCAGTTTGCCATTAAGCGTCGGGTTCGGGTCATCCACCTTACCGCGCATCCACGGTACAAGGTCTTCTCTAATCTGGAGCGCGTCAACGTCAGCTCATACCACCTAGAACACCTGAAGCTGTCAGGTTGTCGTTTGAGTGAGAAGAAGCTAAGGCAGCTCTGTTTTCACTGCCCTTCTTTGGAAGTCCTCGACCTCAAGGGCTGCTATCTGGATGCCTCTGAGATATCGTCTTCCTCTCTCAAGAGGTTGTCCATCGTCGAGTGCAGGATCATCAGGGACCTCACAATTGCTGCTCCGAACCTGTTGTCTCTGCACTGTGTCAAACCGCACCACCGAGCTCCCTTATTTGAGAATCTGGGTTCACTGGCCACGGCTACTGTCGTTCTTGATGACTCTTGA
- the LOC136511884 gene encoding heat shock 70 kDa protein 15-like: MSVVGFDLGNESCIVAVARQRGIDVVLNEESKRETPAIVCFGDKQRFIGTAGAASSTMNPKNSISQIKRLLGRKFSDPELQSDLASFPFRVTEGPDGLPLVHVRFLGEERTFTPTQLLAMVLSNLKGIAEGNLNTAVVDCCIGIPVYFSDLQRRAVLDAATIAGLRPLQLFHETTATALAYGIYKTDLPEHDQLNVAFVDVGHASMQVSIVGYKKGQLKMLSHAYDRSLGGRDFDEALFKHFAAKFKEEYKIDVYQNARACLRLRVACEKLKKVLSANPEAPLNIECLMDEKDVRGFIKRDEFEHISAPVLERVKGPLEKALAEAGLTTENVHFVEVVGSGSRVPAIIKIITEFFGKEPRRTMNASECVARGCALQCAILSPTLKVREFQVNDGFPFSIALSWKQDSQNSAPQQTIVFPKGNAILSIKALTFYKSSTFEVDVLYVDTGDSQIPQKISTYTIGPFQPSKGEKAKLKVKVRLNIHGIVTVDSAMMLEEEDVEVPVSSANEAPKDTTKMDTDDAPSDPVSGTDVNMHEPKSADTTEAAPAAENGAQDPEEKSVPMETDAKVEPSKRKVKKTSVPVHELVYGALAAADLQKAVEKEYEMALQDRVMEETKEKKNAVEAYVYDMRNKLYDTYSDFVTPEEKEGLIAKLQEVEDWLYEDGEDETKGVYISKLEELKKIGDPIEARYKEWTERGSAVDQLVYCINSFREAALSNDQKFDHIDISEKQKVINECSEAENWLRERKQQQDALPKHANPVLLVSDLKKKAETLDRFCKPIMTKPKPAPKAQTPPPQTPPPQPETQAPEPQTPEQQQSGSGAAGEPGSEGGVQQASGEQIDMDKPDDSADAAEA, from the exons ATGAGCGTTGTGGGATTCGACCTCGGCAATGAGAGCTGCATCGTGGCAGTCGCGCGGCAGCGCGGCATCGACGTGGTCCTCAACGAGGAGTCCAAGCGCGAGACCCCAGCCATCGTCTGCTTCGGGGACAAGCAGCGGTTCATCGGCACGGCCGGCGCCGCGTCCTCGACCATGAACCCCAAGAACTCCATCTCTCAGATCAAGCGCCTGCTCGGCCGCAAGTTCTCCGACCCCGAGCTGCAGAGCGATCTCGCCTCCTTCCCCTTCCGTGTCACGGAGGGGCCCGATGGGCTTCCTCTGGTCCATGTGCGGTTCCTGGGCGAGGAGCGGACGTTCACCCCCACCCAGCTGCTTGCCATGGTGCTGTCCAATCTGAAGGGCATTGCCGAGGGGAACCTGAACACCGCGGTTGTTGATTGCTGCATTGGCATCCCTGTGTACTTCAGTGATTTGCAGCGCAGGGCTGTTCTTGATGCCGCTACTATTGCGGGCCTCCGGCCGCTGCAGCTATTCCATGAGACAACTGCCACGGCGTTGGCTTATGGCATTTATAAGACTGACCTCCCAGAGCATGACCAGCTAAACGTTGCATTTGTTGATGTCGGTCATGCTAGCATGCAGGTCAGCATTGTTGGTTACAAGAAGGGGCAGCTCAAGATGCTTTCGCATGCATATGACCGTTCTCTTGGCGGGAGGGACTTTGATGAGGCCCTCTTCAAGCACTTCGCGGCAAAGTTCAAAGAAGAGTACAAGATTGATGTCTACCAGAATGCCCGTGCATGCCTTAGGTTGCGTGTGGCGTGTGAGAAGCTTAAGAAGGTGCTGAGCGCCAACCCAGAGGCTCCACTGAACATTGAGTGCTTGATGGATGAGAAGGATGTGAGAGGGTTTATTAAGAGGGACGAGTTTGAACACATCAGTGCACCTGTGCTGGAACGTGTCAAAGGACCCTTGGAGAAGGCCTTGGCTGAAGCTGGCTTGACAACTGAAAATGTGCACTTTGTTGAGGTTGTCGGATCTGGTTCTCGTGTTCCGGCCATAATCAAGATAATCACTGAATTTTTTGGGAAGGAGCCAAGGCGAACCATGAATGCAAGTGAGTGTGTTGCGCGGGGATGTGCTCTTCAGTGTGCTATTCTCAGCCCCACTCTCAAAGTGCGGGAATTCCAG GTTAATGATGGGTTTCCTTTCTCAATTGCATTGTCATGGAAACAAGACTCCCAGAATAGTGCACCCCAACAGACCATTGTATTCCCAAAGGGGAATGCAATTCTTAGCATTAAAGCTCTAACCTTCTATAAATCCAGTACATTTGAAGTTGATGTTTTGTATGTGGACACGGGCGACTCGCAAATTCCACAAAAGATAAGCACTTACACA ATTGGCCCTTTCCAACCCTCCAAAGGTGAGAAGGCCAAACTGAAAGTTAAAGTGCGTCTCAACATCCATGGGATTGTCACAGTTGATTCAGCAATG ATGCTGGAGGAGGAGGATGTGGAAGTTCCAGTCTCATCTGCTAATGAAGCTCCAAAGGATACTACAAAGATGGACACGGATGATGCACCAAGTGATCCTGTTTCTGGAACTGATGTGAATATGCATGAGCCTAAAAGTGCTGATACTACTGAGGCTGCTCCTGCAGCTGAAAATGGAGCACAAGATCCTGAGGAAAAATCTGTTCCAATGGAAACTGATGCAAAG GTTGAGCCATCGAAAAGGAAAGTTAAGAAAACTTCTGTTCCGGTCCATGAGTTGGTCTACGGCGCCTTGGCTGCAGCTGACCTGCAGAAGGCTGTAGAGAAAGAGTATGAGATGGCTCTTCAGGACAGAGTAATGGAAGAAACCAAAGAGAAGAAAAATGCTGTGGAAGCTTATGTCTATGACATGCGTAATAAG CTCTACGACACGTACAGCGATTTTGTCACACCTGAGGAGAAGGAAGGGTTGATTGCAAAGCTTCAGGAGGTTGAAGATTGGCTGTATGAAGATGGTGAGGACGAGACAAAGGGAGTCTATATTTCGAAACTGGAAGAGCTTAAAAAG ATTGGTGATCCAATTGAGGCACGATACAAGGAGTGGACGGAAAGGGGTTCTGCTGTAGATCAACTGGTGTACTGTATCAACAGTTTCAGAGAGGCTGCGTTGTCCAATGACCAGAAGTTTGACCATATCGACATATCTGAGAAACAGAAG GTGATCAATGAGTGCTCTGAAGCAGAGAACTGGTTAAGAGAGCGGAAGCAGCAGCAGGATGCCCTACCGAAGCACGCTAATCCTGTGCTGCTTGTATCAGATCTGAAGAAGAAAGCTGAAACACTTGACCG GTTCTGCAAACCGATCATGACAAAACCAAAGCCAGCTCCGAAGGCACAGACTCCGCCACCACAGACTCCACCGCCGCAGCCTGAAACCCAAGCACCTGAGCCTCAAACACCAGAGCAACAACAAAGCGGGTCTGGTGCAGCTGGTGAGCCAGGGAGTGAGGGAGGTGTGCAGCAGGCCTCCGGTGAGCAAATCGACATGGACAAGCCTGATGATTCTGCAGATGCCGCCGAGGCATAA
- the LOC136510572 gene encoding uncharacterized protein, whose protein sequence is MAMFCALHDVEAKEKGEGMAVKGHGKAINLDEPRAQVHLGRVGGKEQRWYLDSGASNHITGSKAAFSELDDDVTGMVKFGDGSRVTIRGRDSIIFRCQNDEHRALTDVYYILQLRSSIISIG, encoded by the coding sequence atggcgatgttctgtgcactgcacgacgttgaggccaaggagaagggagaggggatgGCGGTGAAAGGGCATGGGAAGGctatcaacctcgacgaaccgcgcgcccaagtccacctcggacgtgtgggcggcaaggagcagcggtggtacctggactccggcgccagcaaccacataacAGGCTCtaaggcagccttctccgagctcgacgacgacgtgaccggcatggtgaagttcggtgacggctcaagggtgacgatccgagggcgcgacagcatcatcttcaggtgccagaacgatGAGCACCGCGCGCTGACGGATGTGTACTACATCCTgcagctgcgttccagcatcatcagcattggctag